TTTCATGCCAAATGAACCGCGTCCTTCTTTAATAATCATTGGCAACCCTAATCGTTCTAACACCATTTCATAATAACTAGATGTTCGAATTGTAAAAGAAGGGTATACTTTCGGCGCGATAATGGTTTTCGGCATTGGAACACCATGTTTCGCCAATTGAATGTATTGATTTGCTTTATTATCACATGTTTCAATTACCTCGGGATCATTGAAAACAGGTATGCCTTGATTTTTTAAAAAACGTGCCAACAAAATATCTTTATCTAGAAAGACGACGAAGTTTGGTTTTTTAGATAAGCCCTTTGTTAAATCCATCATCACTTCATAATTTTTCTTAATAACTGCATGGACACCAGTACGTTCTGCCGCTTCTTTTATAAGAAATGCTTGATCATAAAATTTATCGCTTGTCAAACTGCCATTATAAATTACCCAACAACTGTACAAAGAAATTCCCCCGGTCATGTTATACT
This window of the Sporosarcina pasteurii genome carries:
- a CDS encoding RimK family alpha-L-glutamate ligase, which encodes MYSCWVIYNGSLTSDKFYDQAFLIKEAAERTGVHAVIKKNYEVMMDLTKGLSKKPNFVVFLDKDILLARFLKNQGIPVFNDPEVIETCDNKANQYIQLAKHGVPMPKTIIAPKVYPSFTIRTSSYYEMVLERLGLPMIIKEGRGSFGMKVYLIETEEAFYEKVEELRGVDYLFQQFIASSRGRDLRVNIVGGAVVAAMYRHSETDFRANITNGGTAEVVELTSAQKSLAIKAAKAVGAEFAGVDLLFGENEEPLVCEVNAAAHIRNILNVTGINVADAMIKYILEEIQ